Within Sorangiineae bacterium MSr11367, the genomic segment GACGCCGAGCGAGCGCCAGAGAGCGGCAAGAGCGACCATGACGGCAAAGAGTGCAGGCTGCACGACGTCGACGCGTTGGAGTGCGTCGCTGTCGCCGTCGCGCAAGACGTCGAGGAGGTTCCAATCGACGAAGGGGGCGAAGGCGTGAGCGCACGCGAAAATTTCGTCACGGAAGACGGGGGAGCTCTCGAGGAGTGCGCGCGCCATCTCGGGCCACTGAGACCCTTGCCCCGGAAAGACGAAGACGACCTTGCCGCGCGGCGTGGTCTTGGCGGCAACGGCGTTCGGCGCGACCGCCCCTTCGGCCAGCGAGGCCAGCGCCGCGAACAGCGTCTCGCGGTCTTGGGCCACGACGGCCGCACGATGCTCGAAGTGCGTGCGCGACGTGGCCAGCGAGTACCCAACGTCCTCGAGTCGCAGCTCCGGACGCGATTCGAGATGATCGCGAAGGCGGGAGGCCTGCTCGCGCAGAGCGGCCGCGGATTTCCCCGAGAGCACCACCGGCACGTACCCGTTCTCTGTCTCGCGTTCGTTCACGAGGACGGGCGCGACGCTCTCCAAAATCACGTGAGCATTGGTCCCGCTCGCACCGAACGAGGAAATCGCCGCCCGCCGCGCCCGATCGGCCGTCGGCCACGGCACGGCCTCATTCAAGAGCCGCACGGTTCCCGAGGACCAATCGATGTGAGGCGACGGATTCCCCGCATGCAGCGTTTTCGGCAGCACGCCATGCTGGAGCGCGAGGACCATCTTGATGATCCCTGCGACGCCCGCCGCCGCCTGCGTGTGCCCGAGGTTGGATTTGAGGCTCCCGAGCCAGAGGGGCGCGTCTTCGGCGCGGGCCTTGCCGTACGTGGCGAGCAGCGCGTGGGCCTCGATGGGATCGCCGAGGGAGGTGCCGGTGCCATGGGCCTCGACGGCGTCGATGTCCTTGGGGGAAAGGCGGGCGGAGTGGAGCGCTTGAAGGATGACGCGCTCCTGGGCCGGCCCGTTGGGGGCGGTGAGGCCTTGGCTCTTGCCGTCCTGATTGACCGCGGAGCCGCGGATCACCGCGAGAACGGTGCGCTCGTTGCGGCGGGCATCGGAGAGGCGCTCGAGAAGGAGCATGCCGGCGCCTTCGGACCACGCGGCGCCATCGGCATCGGCGGAGAACGACTTGCAGCGACCATCGCGGGCAAGCCCCCGCTGCCGGCTGAAGGTGGTGAACGGTCCCGGCGTGGCCATGACGGTGACCCCGCCCGCGAGGGCGAGGGAGCATTCGCCGGCCCGCAAAGCCTGGCAGGCGAGGTGAATGGCCACGAGCGAGGAGCTGCACGCCGTATCGACGGTGAGCGTAGGCCCGTGCAACCCGAAGGTGTACGCAATGCGCCCGGAGGCCACGCTCGCCGAGCTGCCCATGCTTACATAGCCCTCCAGATCGTCGGGGGCCTGCAGCAGCCGCGTACCGTAATCGTTGTACATGATGCCGGCGAAGACGCCGGTCTGCGACCCTTGAAGGGACGTGGGATCGATGCCCGCGCGCTCGAAGGCTTCCCACGACGTTTCGAGGAGCAGACGCTGCTGAGGATCGATGGCCAGCGCCTCGCGGGGGCTGATGCCGAAAAACGCGGGGTCGAAGTGATCGGCGTCGTAGAGAAAACCGCCCTGGTTCGTGTACGTCTTGCCGCGGGCGTCGGGATCGGGATCGTAGAGCCCATCGAGATCCCAGCCACGGTTCTCGGGGAAGGTGGAAATGACGTCGCGGCCTTCGAGCAGCAGCTCCCAGAGATCCTCCGGCGAGCGCACACCACCGGGCAGGCGGCAGCTCATGGCCACGATGGCGACCGGATCCCCTTCCAGTGCCGCCTCGCTCGCCGGAACCTCGGCCGGAGAGGGCTCCGCCGCCTCGGGAAACAGCTCCTTCGCAAGGTGCCGCGCCACGGCCAGCGAGGTTGGGTAGTTGAAGAGCAAGGTCGCGTGCAGGCGCAGGCTCGTTGCGGCCGAGAGCCGATTGCGCAGCTCGAGGGCCATGAGCGAGTCGAGGCCTAGTTCCTGGAGGGGGCGATTCGGCTCGAGCGCCTCGCGCGAGCCGAGCCCCAGCACCGTCGTGACCTCCGTCCGCACCATCTCGAGCAACGCGCCCTCGCGCTCCTCGACGCCCAGTGCTCCGAGACGCTGTTGAAGGGAGGAGGCGCTGGTGCCGTTGTTCGCACGAAGCCGCGCCGCCTTGGTCCGAACGAGGCCGCGAAACAACGACGGCACCGCACTGGACCTGCCGATGGCCGCGAGATCGAAGCGCACCGGTGCGATCGCGGCGTCTGGCTGCGCCAGTGCCGCGTCCAGAAGGGCGAGCGACTCCTCGGCCGAGAGCGAGCGCGCCCCGCCTCGGGCCATGCGCTGCAGATCGGCGTCGGTGAGGTGCGCCGTCAGGGCGCTCTTCGTCGCCCAGTGCCCCCAGTCGAGCGAAAGCGCGTGAAGGCCGCGCGCCCGGCGGTCGTGCGCCAAGGCATCGAGGAAGGCATTGGCCGCGGCGTAGTTGGCCTGCCCCGGCCCACCGAGAACCCCGGACAGCGACGAGAAAAGGACGAAGATGCACCCTTCGACGGACGCCGTGAGCTCGTGCAAATGGAGCGCCGCATCGAGCTTGACCTGCAACACGGGGTGAAGCCGCTCCGGGCTCAGCGAACCCAGAACGCCGTCGTCCAGCAAACCCGCGGCGTGGACGATGCCGGTGAGCGGCTGCTCGCCGGGAATGCTCTCCAGGAGCTGGCGAAGCGCCTCGCGATCGGAGGCATCGCACGCCGCGAGTCGGACGTGTGCGCCCGCGGCTCGTAGCTCGGTGGCGAGGACCTCGGCGCCTGCCGCGCGCGGGCCCTGGCGGGAGGCGAGCACGAGGTGTGTGACCCCATGCTTCTGCACGAGATGGCGTGCCACGAGGCCGCCCAAGGTTCCCGTTCCGCCGGTGATGAGGACCGTGCCGTGCGGGGCAAACGTCAGGGCCGCGCCCGCCTCGGCAATGGGCGCAAGCCGCGGCACGAGAACGCGGCCCTCGCGAAGGGCGAGCTGATTCTCCGCGGGATCCAGCGCGTGGACGAGTGCGGCGCGCGAGGCGGCCGTACCGTCGACGTCGAGCAGCACGATGGCGTGCAAGGGCGACTCCGACTGCGCGGAGCGCACCAGCCCCCAGAGCGGGGCGTGCACCAAATCGATCCCATCGGAGGCGGCCACCGCTCCGCGGGTGACGAACACCAGTCGGCACGACGCAAGGCGCTCGTCGGCGAGCCAGGACTGAAGCAGCAACAGGGCGCGTTCCGTGGCATCGTGCGCCGCCGCGGCGAGGTTCGAAGGTCCTTCGCTGGCCGCGAGGAAGGGCACCAGCACGACATCGGGGCCGCGGGCTCCTTGCGGCAGCGCAGCTTGCAGCGCCGCGAGGTCCGCGTACGCATCGAGCCGCAGGCCCTCGGGCAAGATCTCCGAAGTGTCGCCCCCGAGAAGAACCCAGTGCTCGGACGACGGCGGGCGCGCCGGCGTGCCGCCGGGCAGCGGGATCCATTCGACGCGCAGGAGATCCTTCTGACCCGATCCCAGCGCGCGGCGCAGTTGCTCGGGTGCCACGGGGCGGGTGGCGAGCGCCTCGATGCGTGCGACGGGCTCCCCCGCCGCATCGGCGATGTCCAGCGCGACCACGTCCCCGCCATCGGGGCGTCGAACGCGCACCCGCAGGGCGGAGGCTCCCACGGCCCGCAGCGAAAGGTCACCCCACGAGAACGGCAGGACGACGCCGTCGTGCGCGGGGCCGTCGAGGGTGAGTACGTGCAAGGCCGCATCGAGCAGCGCGGGGTGCACGCCGAAGCGCCCGGCCTCTTCCGCAAGGCCCGCGGGAAGCTCGGCCTCCGCGAACCACTCGTTCCCACGTTGGTACGCGGCGCGCAGTCCCTGGAAGTCGGGACCATAGGCCACGCCCATCGCAGCCAGTCGCTCGTAGAGCCCCTCGATCTCCACCTCCGTCGCGCCCGGCGGCGGCCATGCACGCAGGTCGAAATCGAAGACTGCAGGTTCCGCCGCCAGCGTTCCGCCGGCATGCCGCGTCCAGCCTGCGTCAGGCGCTTCGGGTTGCCCGTACACGGTGAACGGTCGACGCCCCGCTTCGTCGGGTGCTCCGACGGACACCTGCACGCGCACGGCCCCGCGCGCGGGGATTTCCAGCGGATTCTCGACCGTGAGCTCCTCGACGCGCTCGAGGCCCGTGTGGTGCGCGGCCACGAGTGCGAGCTCGATGAAGGCCGTGCCGGGCACGATGACCGTGTCGAACACTTGGTGTCCCTCGAGCCAGGGATGCTCGGCGCGCGACAGCCGGCCCGTGAACAAGGCGCCGTCGGAGTCGGCCAGGCGCACGGCGGCTCCGAGCAGCGGGTGCTCCGCCGAGCTCAGTCCCGCGGAGGCGACATCGGCACGCTGCCCTTTTGCGGTCTCGAGCCAAAAGCGTTCGCGCTGAAAGGCGTAGGTCGGCACGTCCACGCGTCGGGGGGCGTACGGTTCGAAGAACGTCGCCCAATCGACGGCGAAGCCATGGGCATGAAGCTCGGCGAGGGACAGGTGCATGCGCTCGAGACCGCCCTCGTCTTGCCAGAGCGAGCCCACGACGCACGACGGCACACCGGCCGTCTCGAGCGTCTCGTGCAGGGGAAGCATCAACACGGGATGCGGACTCACCTCGACGAAGAACTGGTGCCCATCGGCCAGCAGCGCGTGCGTCGTCTCCATGAAGAGCACCGCGTGGCGGATGTTGTCGAACCAGTACGCGGCATCGAGCTCGCGGCCGTCGATCTTCCGACCGCGCACGGTGGAGTAGAAGGCGACGTTCGCGCTCTGCGGCTTCACATGGGAGAGCGCGGCGAGAAGCCCGTCGCGCATCGAGTCGATCTGCACGCAGTGCGAGGCCACGTCCGCACGGAGCTTGAGCGCGAAAATCTGCCGCGACGCGAACTCACCCAGCAGCGCATCGACGTCTTCGGGCGCGCCGGCGATGGTGGTGGCGTTGGGGCTGTTGACCGCGGCCACGGACACGCGCTCGCCCAGGGCAGGGATGGTCGCAAGGACGCTTTCGAGATCGGCCCGCGGCAGCTCGACGGCGGCCATGCTCCCGAGGCCCACGAAGCGGGTCAGCTCACGGCTGCGCAACGCCACGATCGTCGCCGCATCGTCCAGGGAGAGCGCGCCCGCGACGTGGGCCGCCGCGATTTCACCCTGGCTATGGCCGACGACCGCGTCGGGTTCGACGCCCATCGCGCGCCAGACGGCCGCGAGCGAGACCATGACCGCGAAGAGCACCGGTTGCACCACGTCGATGCGATCGAGCGACGGCGTCCCATCGCGGAGAGCTCCGAGCAGCGACCAGTCGAGGTGCGCCGCGAACGCATGCGCACACGCATCGATCTGCTTGCGGAAAACGGGAGACGTCTCGAGCAGTGCACGCGCCATCTCGGGCCACTGCGAGCCTTGCCCCGGAAAGACGAAAACGACCTTTCCGGATCCGGACCGCTGCTGAACGACCGCACCCGGCGCATCCTCCCCATCGGCGAGCAACCTCAGGGACGCGACCAGCGCCTCGCGGTCCTGGGCCACGACGCCGGCACGATGCTCGAAATGCGTGCGCGACGTCGCCAACGAGTACCCAACATCCTCGAGCCGCAGCTCGGGATGGTTCTCCAGATGCTCCCGCAACCTCCCGGCCTGCGCCCGCAACGCCGTCTCGGACTTCGCCGACAACACCACCGGCACATACCCGTGCTCGTGTTCGGGCACGGGCACGGGCATGGGCGCGGGCCTCTCCTCCAAAACGACGTGCGCATTGGTCCCACTGGCCCCAAACGACGAAACCCCTGCACGCCGCGCCCGATCGGCCATCGGCCACGGTACGGCCTCATTCAACAGCCGCACGGTCCCCGAGGACCAATCGATGTGCGACGATGGCCTCTCCGCATGCAGCGTCTTCGGCAGCAGACCATGCTGGAGCGCGAGAACCATCTTGATGACGCCCGCGATGCCGGCGGCCGCCTGCGTGTGCCCGAGGTTGGACTTGAGGCTCCCGAGCCAGAGGGGCGCGTCTTCGGCGTGGGCCTTGCCGTACGTGGCGAGCAGCGCGTGGGCCTCGATGGGATCACCCAGGGAGGTGCCGGTACCATGAGCCTCGACGGCGTCGATGTCCTTGGGGGAAAGACGCGCGGCGTCGAGGGCCTGAAGAATGACACGCTCCTGGGCGGGCCCATTGGGGGCGGTGAGGCCCTGGCTCTTGCCGTCTTGATTGACGGCGGAGCCGCGGACGACCGCGAGGATCGTGTGCCCGTTGCGGTGGGCATCGGAGAGGCGCTCGAGAAGGAGCACGCCGGCGCCTTCGGACCACGCGGCACCATCGGCGTCGGCGGAGAACGACTTGCAGCGACCATCGCGGGCAAGCCCCCGCTGCCGGCTGAAGGCTACGAACGCCGCGGGTGACGCCATGACGGTGGCCCCGCCGGCGAGGGCGAGGGAACACTCGCCGGCCCGCAAGGCCTGGCAGGCAAGGTGGATGGCGACGAGCGACGAACTGCACGCCGTGTCGACGGTGAGCGTGGGACCGCGCAGCCCGAAGGTGTACGCGATGCGGCCCGAGGCCACGCTGGGCGAGCTGCCCATGCCCACGTACCCTTCGAGATCGCTCGGGTAGCCGTCGGGCGCGTGAAGCAACCGCGCGGCGTAGTCGTCGTAGATGACGCTCACGAAGACGCCGGTCTGCGAGCCTTGGAGGGCCGCGGGATCGATGCCCGCGCGCTCGAAGGCTTCCCACGACGTCTCGAGGAGCAGCCGCTGCTGCGGATCGATGGCCAGCGCCTCGCGCGGGCTGATACCGAAAAATACGGGATCGAAGCGATCGGCGTCGTAAAGAAAGCCGCCGTGGCGCGCATAGGTCTTGCCGGTGACGTCGGGATCGGGATCGTAGAGCCCGTCGAGATCCCATCCGCGGTTCTCGGGGAACGTGGAGATGACGTCGCGCCCCTCGAGGAGCAGTTCCCACAGCGACTCCGGCGAGTCCACCCCGCCGGGGTAGCGGCAGCCCATGGCCACGATGGCAATCGGCTCGCGCGACTTTTCTTCGGCGGCGCGGAGCCGCTGATCGGTTTCACGAAGCTCGGACATCGCCTGTTTGAGATAGGCGCGGAGCTTCTCCTCCGTCTCGTTCCTCTGACTCATGGATTGACCTCGGCGAGGCGCTTGTCGAAGGATGCGAAGAGCTCCTCGTCGCTCGCGGATTCGAAATTTTCCAGTGGTTCGTGGTGGGCTTCGTCGTCGCGCGTGGCCGCACCGAGCCGCGCGATCAGCGAGCGCAGATGCTCGACGACCTTGGCGCGTGCGCCATCGTCGAACTCGCCCTCGAGAAGCCGATCGAGCTTCTCGAGAACCGGGAGGCGGGGCTCGGCGTCGTTTGGAACGAGCTTCTGCGCGAGCAGCTCCGCCAGTGCGTACGGCGTGGGGTGGTCGAACAGCAGGGTTGCGTGGAGGCGCAGGCCCGTGGCGGCCGAAAGCCGGTTGCGGAGCTCGAGTGCCATGAGCGAATCGAGACCGAGTTCCTGCAAGGGCCGATTCGGCTCGAGGGTGCTCGGTGACGTAACGCCCAGCACCGTGGCGATATGTCCGCGCACGAGATCGAGCAATGCACTTTCCCGCTCGGCGGAGGACAACCCCCCGAGCCGCTCTTCGATGGAAGATGCGGTGAGCGCGTTGGTGGCGACGGGGCGCGCCGACGTGACGCGCACCAGGCCGCGGAGCATCGCGGGCACGGTCTCCGTCCTCGCGAGCGTCGCCCGATCGAAGCGCGCGGGAACGAGCGCGGCATCCTGCCGGGCGAGCGCCGCATCGAACAGGGCGAGACCTTCCTCCGACGAGAACGGAAGCACGCCGCTGCGGGCCATGCGCTGGAGGTCGGCCTCGGTGAGGCGCGCCGTGAGACTGCTCTTGTCCGCCCAATGCCCCCAATCGAGCGAAAGCGCGGGCAGGCCCTGCGCGCGGCGGTGGTGCGCGAGTGCATCGAGGAAGGCGTTGGCGGCGGCATAATTCGCCTGGCCCACGTTCCCCAGCACGCCCGACAGCGACGAAAAGAGGATAAACGCCGAGACATCGAGCGATGCGGTCAGCTCGTGCAGGTGGAGTGCGGCGTCGAGCTTCACGCGCAAGACGGGGTGGAGCCGCTCTGGCGTAAGGGAACCGACCACGCCATCGTCGAGCAGGCCCGCCACGTGCACGACGGCCGTGAGGGGATGCTCGGGGGAAATGCTCGTCACGAGTTCGCGCAACGCCTCCCGATCGGAGACGTCGCATGCCGCGAAGGTGACGGCCGCACCGGTTGCGCGCAACTCGGCGGCGAGCGCCTCCGCACCCGTCGCCGCCGCACCCTGACGGGACGCCAAAAGCAGATTCCGAACGCCATGGTTTGCAACCAGGTGACGGACCACGAGCTGGCCGAGCGTGCCCGTTCCGCCGGTGACGAGCACCGTACCTCGCGGGTCGAGTGCCGGCGTTGTCGTGGCCGAAGCCTGCGCGAGGGGCACGAGGCGCGGGACGAGGAACTGCCCGTCGCGGAGTGCGAGCTGGTTTTCCCCAGGTGCAAAGGCCTGAACGAGGGCCAGCCGCGATGACTCGGCGCGGTCGATGTCGAGCAGCACGAAGGTGTGGAGCGGCGACTCGGACTGGGCCGAGCGCACGAGCCCCCAGACGGCCGCGTGGGCGAGGTCCTCGACGTCCTCGGAGCCCGCTGCGATGGCGCGCCGGGTGAGCACGACGAGGCGCGAGGGCGCGAGCCGCTCGTCGGCCATCCACCCCTGGAGCAGCGCGAGGACGCGGTCGCACACGCCGTGTGCGGTCGCGATCAGGTCGTCCATGGCCTCGGCAACGAACGGGGCCAGCACGACGTCGGGCCGGCGTGCCCCTTGGTCCAGCGCGGCCTGCAGCGAAGCGAGGTCGCCGTACGCATCGAGCTTTACGCCGTGGGGCAACACGTTCGACACATCGCCGGCACCGACGACGACCCAATGCTCGACGGCGGGTGCCCGTGTGGACGTCGGCAACGGGTTCCACTCGACCCGGAGCAGATCCTCCGACCGCGACGCCAGCGTATGCCGGAGTTGGTCCGCCGCGACGGCGCGGGTCGTGAGGCCGCGGACGCGTGCCAGCGGCTCGCCCGCCGCGTCGGCGATGTCGAGCGAAACGGGGCGGCCCTTGGCGCGCACGAAGCGCACACGCAACGTGGACGCACCGACGGCGCGCAGAGAAACGTCGCTCCAGGCAAAGGGCAGCGCGAGATCGGCGGTCGAGTGAATCGACTCGAAGGTGAGCGCCTGCAGCGCCGCGTCGAGCAGTGCCGGATGCAGCGCAAACCGAGAAGCGTCACGCGCCAGAGCCTCGGGGAGGTGCACCTCGGCAAACAGCTCATCACCGCGGCTCCACACGGCGTGGAGGCCGCGGAAGGCCGGGCCATAGGAGAGGCCTGCCTCGGCGAGGCGCGGGTACGGATCCTCGAGAACGAGGGGAGAGGCTCCGCGGGGGGGCCAGCTGTGCAGGTCGAAGTCCAGTTCGGCCGCCGCGGCTCCGACGGTGCCGCTTGCATGGCGCGTCCAAGCGCCATCGCTCGATTCGGGACGCGCGTGAACGGCGAAGGTCCGGCGCCCGGCACCGTCCGGTGCCTCGATGGAGATTTGCAGGAGCACGGCACCCCGCGCGGGCAGCACGAGCGGGGCTTCCAAGGTCAGCTCCTCGATCCGCTCGCAACCCGCACGGTGCGCGGCCGCGAGCGCGAGCTCGACGAACCCGGTGCCCGGCAGGATCACCGTATCGAGCACACGATGATCGGCGAGCCAGGGATGGTCGGCGAGGGACAACCGGGCGGTGAACAAGAACCCATCGGCATGCGCAAGCGGGACAGCCGCGCCGAGCAGGGGATGATCGGCCGCCACCAGTCCAGCCGAGGTGACGTCGGCCGTCGCCGCCGCATCGTCGTCGAGCCAAAAGCGCTGGCGCTGGAACGCGTAGGTGGGGAGGTCGACGCGGCGAGGGAGGGAGGGCTGGAAGACGGCTTCCCAGTCGAGGGAAAGACCGCGTGTATGGAGCTCGGCGAAGGAGAGCAAGAAGCGATCGAGGTCACCGTCGTCGCGGCGCAACGAGCCGACGACGGCGGCGGCTGGGAGGGTTTCGGCGAGTGCGAGGGTGAGGACGGGGTGAGGGCTGATCTCGACGAAGAAGTGATGGCCGTCTTGACGGAGTTTTTCGGAGGCGTCGGCGAAGCGGACGGTTTGGCGGAGGTTCTGGAACCAATACGCGGCGTCGAGGAGTTGGCCGTCGATGGGAGCGCCCGTGACGGTGGAATAGAGTGGAATGGTGGATGGGCGAGGGGAGATGGATCTCAGTTGCTCGAGCAACGAATCGCGGACGGCATCGACGTGAGAGCAATGGGAGGCATAGTCGACGCGGACCTTGCGGGCGAAGACCTTGTGGTGGGCGAGGGAGGCCAAGAGAGCGTCGATGTCATCGGGGTCGCCGGAGAGGAGGGAGGCGTTGGGGCTGTTGACGGCGGCGAGCGCGATGTGCTGGGAGGCCTCGAGGTGAGGTCGGAGGTCGAGCTCTCCGAGCTGGACGGCGGCCATGGCGCCCTTTCCTGCGAGGAGTGTGAGGGTCTTGCTGCGGAGTGTGACGACGCGAGCGGCATCGTGGAGGGAGAGTGCGCCAGCGACGTAGGCGGCGGCAATTTCGCCCTGGCTATGCCCGACGACGGCGTCGGGGTGGACGCCGAGCGAGCGCCAGAGAGCGGCAAGAGCGACCATGACGGCAAAGAGTGCAGGCTGCACGACGTCGACGCGCTGGAGGGCCGCCTCGTCGCCGTCGCGCAAGACGTCGAGGAGGCTCCAATCGACGAAGGGGGCAAAGGCGCGAGCGCACGCGAAAATCTCGTCACGGAAGACGGGTGAGCTCTCGAGCAGTGCGCGCGCCATCCCGGCCCACTGCGAACCTTGCCCCGGAAAGACGAAGACGACCTTGCCACCGCCGCTCTGCTGCGCGGTGGTGCCGCGCGGGAGCGGACTTCCCTCGGCCAGAGCCTCGAGGGCCTCGAGCCACTCATTGCGATCTCGCGCCACGAACGCGGCGCGATGCTCGAGGTGTGCCCGCGAGGTCGCCAGAGAGTACGCCACGTCCTCGAGTCGGAGGTGGGGACGGCTTTCCAAATGCTCCCGCAGCCGCGCGGCCTGCGCGTGCAGCGCCGCATCCGACTTCCCCGAGAGCACCACCGGCACGGGCACGGGCACGGGCAGGGGCACGGGCACGGGCACGGGCTCGATCGGCCCGATCTCCTCCAGAATGACATGTGCATTGGTGCCGGATACGCCGAACGAAGACACGGCGGCGCGTCGCGGACGATCCGTTGCAGGCCACGGCACGGCCTCGTTCAAGAGCCGGATGGCCCCCGACGACCAATCGACGTGCGCCGACGGCTGTCCGGCGTGGAGCGTCTTCGGCAGAAGCCCGTGCCGCAGGGCGAGCACCATCTTGATGACGCCACCGACACCGGCCGCGGCCTGCGCGTGGCCCA encodes:
- a CDS encoding SDR family NAD(P)-dependent oxidoreductase, with translation MSQRNETEEKLRAYLKQAMSELRETDQRLRAAEEKSREPIAIVAMGCRYPGGVDSPESLWELLLEGRDVISTFPENRGWDLDGLYDPDPDVTGKTYARHGGFLYDADRFDPVFFGISPREALAIDPQQRLLLETSWEAFERAGIDPAALQGSQTGVFVSVIYDDYAARLLHAPDGYPSDLEGYVGMGSSPSVASGRIAYTFGLRGPTLTVDTACSSSLVAIHLACQALRAGECSLALAGGATVMASPAAFVAFSRQRGLARDGRCKSFSADADGAAWSEGAGVLLLERLSDAHRNGHTILAVVRGSAVNQDGKSQGLTAPNGPAQERVILQALDAARLSPKDIDAVEAHGTGTSLGDPIEAHALLATYGKAHAEDAPLWLGSLKSNLGHTQAAAGIAGVIKMVLALQHGLLPKTLHAERPSSHIDWSSGTVRLLNEAVPWPMADRARRAGVSSFGASGTNAHVVLEERPAPMPVPVPEHEHGYVPVVLSAKSETALRAQAGRLREHLENHPELRLEDVGYSLATSRTHFEHRAGVVAQDREALVASLRLLADGEDAPGAVVQQRSGSGKVVFVFPGQGSQWPEMARALLETSPVFRKQIDACAHAFAAHLDWSLLGALRDGTPSLDRIDVVQPVLFAVMVSLAAVWRAMGVEPDAVVGHSQGEIAAAHVAGALSLDDAATIVALRSRELTRFVGLGSMAAVELPRADLESVLATIPALGERVSVAAVNSPNATTIAGAPEDVDALLGEFASRQIFALKLRADVASHCVQIDSMRDGLLAALSHVKPQSANVAFYSTVRGRKIDGRELDAAYWFDNIRHAVLFMETTHALLADGHQFFVEVSPHPVLMLPLHETLETAGVPSCVVGSLWQDEGGLERMHLSLAELHAHGFAVDWATFFEPYAPRRVDVPTYAFQRERFWLETAKGQRADVASAGLSSAEHPLLGAAVRLADSDGALFTGRLSRAEHPWLEGHQVFDTVIVPGTAFIELALVAAHHTGLERVEELTVENPLEIPARGAVRVQVSVGAPDEAGRRPFTVYGQPEAPDAGWTRHAGGTLAAEPAVFDFDLRAWPPPGATEVEIEGLYERLAAMGVAYGPDFQGLRAAYQRGNEWFAEAELPAGLAEEAGRFGVHPALLDAALHVLTLDGPAHDGVVLPFSWGDLSLRAVGASALRVRVRRPDGGDVVALDIADAAGEPVARIEALATRPVAPEQLRRALGSGQKDLLRVEWIPLPGGTPARPPSSEHWVLLGGDTSEILPEGLRLDAYADLAALQAALPQGARGPDVVLVPFLAASEGPSNLAAAAHDATERALLLLQSWLADERLASCRLVFVTRGAVAASDGIDLVHAPLWGLVRSAQSESPLHAIVLLDVDGTAASRAALVHALDPAENQLALREGRVLVPRLAPIAEAGAALTFAPHGTVLITGGTGTLGGLVARHLVQKHGVTHLVLASRQGPRAAGAEVLATELRAAGAHVRLAACDASDREALRQLLESIPGEQPLTGIVHAAGLLDDGVLGSLSPERLHPVLQVKLDAALHLHELTASVEGCIFVLFSSLSGVLGGPGQANYAAANAFLDALAHDRRARGLHALSLDWGHWATKSALTAHLTDADLQRMARGGARSLSAEESLALLDAALAQPDAAIAPVRFDLAAIGRSSAVPSLFRGLVRTKAARLRANNGTSASSLQQRLGALGVEEREGALLEMVRTEVTTVLGLGSREALEPNRPLQELGLDSLMALELRNRLSAATSLRLHATLLFNYPTSLAVARHLAKELFPEAAEPSPAEVPASEAALEGDPVAIVAMSCRLPGGVRSPEDLWELLLEGRDVISTFPENRGWDLDGLYDPDPDARGKTYTNQGGFLYDADHFDPAFFGISPREALAIDPQQRLLLETSWEAFERAGIDPTSLQGSQTGVFAGIMYNDYGTRLLQAPDDLEGYVSMGSSASVASGRIAYTFGLHGPTLTVDTACSSSLVAIHLACQALRAGECSLALAGGVTVMATPGPFTTFSRQRGLARDGRCKSFSADADGAAWSEGAGMLLLERLSDARRNERTVLAVIRGSAVNQDGKSQGLTAPNGPAQERVILQALHSARLSPKDIDAVEAHGTGTSLGDPIEAHALLATYGKARAEDAPLWLGSLKSNLGHTQAAAGVAGIIKMVLALQHGVLPKTLHAGNPSPHIDWSSGTVRLLNEAVPWPTADRARRAAISSFGASGTNAHVILESVAPVLVNERETENGYVPVVLSGKSAAALREQASRLRDHLESRPELRLEDVGYSLATSRTHFEHRAAVVAQDRETLFAALASLAEGAVAPNAVAAKTTPRGKVVFVFPGQGSQWPEMARALLESSPVFRDEIFACAHAFAPFVDWNLLDVLRDGDSDALQRVDVVQPALFAVMVALAALWRSLGVHPDAVVGHSQGEIAAAYVAGALSLHDAARVVTLRSKTLTLLAGNGAMAAVQLGELDLRPHLEASHRIALAAVNSPNASLLSGDPDDIDALLASLAHHKVFARKVRVDYASHCSHVDAVRDSLLEQLRSISPRPSTIPLYSTVTGAPIDGQLLDAAYWFQNLRQTVRFADAAEKLRLDSHHFFVEISPHPVLTLALAETLPGSAVVGSLRRDEGDLDRFLLSFAELHTRGLSLDWEAFFRHSLPRRVDLPTYAFQRQRFWLDGDAPRAVATPLGPEPEVAEERPPVGPRIAALPANEREAAVLEMVREEIAAVLRIASPKSIEPDQPVRDLGLDSLMGLQLRNRLAAVSGLSLESTLLFDHPTPAGLTSVLLTRLVPDEAAARGSVVAELGKVESALAALHANEDARGALTALLQRLLGTWTQAGTAESDTAFTATVDAANVDELLHILDQKFGENVHVIDP